From the genome of Glycine max cultivar Williams 82 chromosome 2, Glycine_max_v4.0, whole genome shotgun sequence, one region includes:
- the LOC113000391 gene encoding uncharacterized protein, producing MIKGYSYRLLDIANKVRLLGTKFADSRIVEKIMVTIPLRYEASITTLENTNDLSKITLSEVLHDLQAHEQQRLMRQDHIVEGALLAKQQNMSKSKKNKDFDAIRASSTSTSAKGN from the coding sequence ATGATTAAAGGTTACTCATATAGACTACTTGACATTGCTAACAAGGTTAGATTGTTGGGCACTAAATTTGCAGATTCCAGAATTGTTGAGAAAATTATGGTTACGATACCATTGAGATATGAAGCATCAATAACCACTTTAGAGAACACAAATGATTTGTCTAAGATCACTTTGTCAGAAGTATTGCATGATTTGCAAGCCCATGAGCAACAAAGGCTTATGAGGCAAGATCATATTGTTGAAGGAGCTTTACTAGCCAAGCAACAAAATATGTCCAAATccaagaaaaacaaggattttgaTGCAATTAGAGCGAGTTCAACATCAACTAGTGCAAAAGGAAATTGA
- the LOC100815531 gene encoding uncharacterized protein, whose amino-acid sequence MDETMKQFQKKLIELEVEVVTARVSQNLLLAQHVAMHLFLLVKVKLVENDRLRNGNREALTALRKRARTTKSSVPSPFESIMKGVAGTSSRPLVQEVCTTCGKHDSSEQTWMMFPGTDLFARIPFHAAHTILETDQTQLDFEAKRLQSLVKEKSYLTSEAGVLSHKVSPGVLKSLVTLNNKPK is encoded by the exons ATGGATGAAACTATGAAACAATTCCAAAAGAAATTAATAGAACTGGAAGTGGAAGTTGTAACAGCC agggtgtcacagaatCTTCTTTTAGCCCAACATG TGGCTATGCATTTGTTCCTTTTGGTAAAAGTAAAGCTGGTTGAGAATGATAGATTGAGAAATGGGAATAGAGAAGCACTTACTGCATTAAGGAAGAGGGCTCGGACAACCAAGAGTAGTGTTCCATCTCCTTTTGAATCAATAATGAAAGGAGTAGCAGGGACCAGCTCGAGACCTTTGGTGCAAGAGGTTTGCACCACCTGTGGCAAACATGACTCTTCTGAGCAGACATGGATGATGTTTCCAGGAACTGATCTGTTTGCCAGAATTCCATTTCATGCGGCTCATACTATATTGGAAACAG ATCAAACACAGCTTGACTTTGAGGCGAAGAGACTACAGAGCCTTGTGAAGGAAAAATCTTACCTTACATCAGAGGCAGGTGTTCTTTCTCACAAGGTAAGTCCTGGAGTGCTCAAATCACTTGTAACCTTAAATAACAAGCCAAAGTAA
- the LOC100808030 gene encoding protein decapping 5, whose product MASESASRSSSAADSYIGSLISLTSKSEIRYEGILYNINTEESSIGLRNVRSFGTEGRKKDGPQIPPSDKVYEYILFRGTDIKDLQVKSSPPVQPTPQVNNDPAIIQSHYPFPVTTSTSLPSAVSGSLTDPSSHTTQLGLPGSNFQGPLPLYQPGGNIGSWGASPPAPNANGGRLAMPPMYWQGYYGAPNGLPQLHQQSLLQPPPGLSMPSSMQQPMQYPNFTPPLPTVSSNLPELPSSLLPVSASTPSVTSASLPPNLPPAPSALPPAPSALPPAPSALSPVPSATLASEIFPVSVANKAPNVSTSAAMLASNLPSLALLTNPARDINAIVPPISSKSNAISGSSLPYQSVSQLSPAVVESSTSIHTETSAPSLVTPGQLLKPGPIIVSSAQPSQAPHKDVEVVQVSSTSSPEPSVPVSVETQPPILPLPVTSRPNHRPGGAPTQTHHHGYSYRGRGRGRGTGGFRSVTKFTEDFDFTAMNEKFKKDEVWGHLGKSKSHSKDNNGEENAFDEDYQDEDNDDVSNIEVKPVYNKDDFFDSLSSNMHGNASQNGRTRYSEQIKIDTETFGDYVRYHGGRGGRGPGRGGRTRGGYYGRGGGYGYSGRGRGRGMPSRTL is encoded by the exons ATGGCGTCTGAGAGCGCTTCTCGATCGAGTTCCGCGGCCGATTCGTACATTGGGAGCTTGATAAGCTTGACCTCTAAGAGTGAGATCAGATACGAAGGTATTCTCTACAACATCAACACCGAAGAGTCCAGTATTGGCCTCAGAAACG TGCGGTCTTTTGGAACAGAAGGAAGGAAAAAGGATGGCCCACAAATCCCTCCCAGTGACAAGGTTTATGAGTATATACTTTTCCGTGGGACTGACATCAAG GATTTACAGGTTAAATCTTCTCCACCTGTCCAGCCTACTCCACAAGTCAACAATGACCCAGCTATTATTCAG TCTCACTATCCTTTCCCGGTGACCACATCTACAAGTTTGCCTTCTGCTGTAAGTGGGTCTTTGACTGATCCTAGCTCTCATACCACACAACTTGGACTTCCCGGGTCAAATTTTCAAGGGCCCTTACCTTTGTATCAACCTGGAGGGAACATAGGATCGTGGGGAGCTTCTCCACCTGCTCCTAATGCAAATGGTGGTCGGCTTGCTATGCCACCAATGTATTGGCAAGGATATTATGGTGCCCCAAATGGGCTTCCTCAATTACACCAACAATCTTTGCTTCAACCGCCACCTGGTTTATCAATGCCTTCATCTATGCAGCAGCCAATGCAGTATCCCAATTTTACCCCCCCTTTACCTACTGTATCTTCTAATTTGCCTGAATTGCCATCATCTTTGCTGCCTGTGAGTGCTAGTACCCCTAGTGTAACATCTGCTTCCTTGCCTCCTAATTTGCCTCCAGCACCTTCTGCTTTGCCTCCTGCTCCTTCAGCCTTGCCTCCTGCTCCTTCTGCTTTATCTCCCGTTCCTTCTGCAACGCTTGCTTCTGAAATTTTTCCAGTATCAGTAGCAAATAAGGCACCCAATGTTTCAACTTCCGCAGCCATGTTAGCTTCTAACTTACCATCACTGGCTTTGCTGACCAATCCTGCTCGAGATATCAATGCTATAGTGCCACCCATTTCCAGCAAATCGAATGCAATTTCAGGTTCAAGCTTGCCCTACCAATCTGTATCCCAGTTGTCTCCTGCAGTTGTTGAATCATCGACTTCTATCCACACAGAAACATCAGCACCTTCTTTGGTAACCCCAGGACAATTATTGAAGCCTGGACCAATTATAGTTTCTTCGGCTCAGCCTTCACAAGCACCTCATAAGGATGTTGAAGTTGTTCAGgtatcatcaacatcatctcctGAGCCATCTGTACCAGTTTCTGTGGAAACTCAACCACCAATACTGCCATTGCCAGTAACTTCACGGCCCAATCACAGG CCTGGTGGAGCTCCTACCCAAACTCATCATCATGGCTATAGTTATAGAGGAcgtggaagaggaagaggaactGGG GGTTTCCGCTCAGTCACAAAATTCACTGAAGATTTTGATTTCACAGCAATGAATGAGAAGTTCAAAAAGGATGAAGTATGGGGTCATCTTGGTAAAAGTAAGTCtcattcaaaagacaataacgGGGAAGAAAATGCCTTTGATGAAGATTACCAAGATGAAGACAATGACGATGTATCAAACATTGAGGTTAAG CCTGTTTATAACAAGGACGACTTCTTTGACTCGCTCTCTTCCAACATGCATGGTAATGCTTCACAGAATGGAAGGACTCGATACTCCGAACAAATCAAGATTGATACTGAG ACGTTTGGCGATTATGTGAGGTACCATGGTGGTCGTGGGGGCCGTGGCCCTGGCCGTGGTGGACGTACTCGAGGTGGTTATTATGGAAGAGGAGGAGGGTATGGCTACTCTGGACGAGGGAGGGGACGCGGCATGCCAAGTCGCACTTTGTAG